In Cyprinus carpio isolate SPL01 unplaced genomic scaffold, ASM1834038v1 S000000169, whole genome shotgun sequence, the following are encoded in one genomic region:
- the LOC122142809 gene encoding gastrula zinc finger protein XlCGF49.1-like: MRVHIEEKPYTCLRCGESFAQLVNLKVHMRVHNGENLYTCQKCGESFAQRVNLKSHMTTHNGEGPFTCQQCGKSFTHKGSFNVHVRIHTGEKPYTCQQCGKSFLSKRKP, from the coding sequence ATGAGAGTCCACATTgaagagaagccttacacatgccttCGTTGTGGTGAGAGTTTTGCTCAACTTGTAAACCTTAAAGTTCACATGAGAGTCCACAATGGAGAGAACCTTTACACATGCCAGAAGTGTGGTGAGAGTTTTGCTCAACGTGTAAACCTTAAATCCCACATGACAACACACAATGGAGAGGGTcccttcacctgccaacaatgtggaaaaagtttcactcaTAAAGGAAGCTTTAACGTCCACGTGAGAATTCACACTGgggagaagccttacacctgccaacagtgtggaaagagttttctCTCAAAAAGGAAGCCTTAA